AACGACCCTCGTGCCCAACGGACGCTGTTCAAGCAGTTTTTTGGGTACGCCAAAAGCATCTGTCTACGGTATACCTCTAATGTGGAAGAGGCCGAAGATGTCCTGAATGAGGGCTTTCTCAAAGCCTTTCAGCATCTGGATAGTTACGACGAAACCTTACCGTTCAAAGCCTGGCTACGTACTATTCTGGTCAATACGGCCATCAGTCACTACCGAAAAAATCATCGTTTTGATCAGCACACTTCGCTGGAAACCGGCGAGCATGTAGCGTTTGACGAAAACGTGGTCGATCAGATTGCAGCCGAAGAAATCCTGGCACTAGTTCAACAATTAACCCCTACCTACCGTACTGTATTTATGATGCATGTGGTGGATGGCTATAGCTTACACGAGATTGCAGGAATATTAAACCATAATGAAGCGACGGTGCGCTCCAATTATGCACGCGCCCGACAAAAGTTACAACTACTCATCAAACAAGCGTATCCTTTTTACGAAAAGGCTGGCCCTGGGGCTGGTTTTCCCTATCATGAGCACTGACCGATTTTCCGATATTATCCGGCGAAAACTGGAAAGTATTCGGCCGGAATTTACTGAAAAAGACTGGGCCCGAATGCAGGCAACGCTGCATCAGGCGGGTCCTCCTCAGGCCAGTCCGACGGAGACTGGTAAGCCCTTTAGCGGGGGCGCCTGGACAGGCCAGCCCTGGCTACTGGCGGCAGCCAGTGTCAGTACAGCCTTGCTAATCGTCTACAGCGTCTGGCAACGGACTGAAATCAACCACCTGCGTGAAACCATTGGGCAACTGAAGAAGCAGCCTGCTTCCAATCAGATTGCCCCTAAATCTGTTGAGAGAGATCGTCCTGTCGCGTCGCAGGCCGAAGGAACCCATCAGCCATCGCAACGGCATGAGTCACTGACTACGCCTGCCCCGAAAGAGGAGTTGGTCACTCGTCACGATACGGTCTACATTACCCGGTATATAACGGCTCCGGCACAACCACGTCTGGCCCCCATGCGTGATCGGGTCAAACAGCCAACCGAAACACCTCCTGAACAACGATACGCCACGGCTAGTCGCGCACCCTCTCCAGGCAGCCCATCGCGTCAGGAACGTAACCTAAACAAGAACCTTAAAACCAGTCCTTATGGTGTTTTCTCTACTCCTTTAACGA
This window of the Spirosoma aerolatum genome carries:
- a CDS encoding RNA polymerase sigma factor, producing the protein MFFRKSSSFSENDLLSVIRACRTNDPRAQRTLFKQFFGYAKSICLRYTSNVEEAEDVLNEGFLKAFQHLDSYDETLPFKAWLRTILVNTAISHYRKNHRFDQHTSLETGEHVAFDENVVDQIAAEEILALVQQLTPTYRTVFMMHVVDGYSLHEIAGILNHNEATVRSNYARARQKLQLLIKQAYPFYEKAGPGAGFPYHEH